A single window of Halanaerobiaceae bacterium ANBcell28 DNA harbors:
- a CDS encoding helix-turn-helix domain-containing protein yields the protein MKKEKIYYSKENKYNINQSTSYKSPEYNIHAHDSYELYYFISGDVTYYIEGQGYQIKSNDLLLINNKELHKPVFNSNEAYERIVVHFNPKYIKSLNYDKFSLLDCFENRKTGKSNLLDSKDVIGNKLDSKFKELIGYIVEDAPEAEIMIDTTFLQILLCVNKVYQKQKISVYNKNYDKKIMEIINYINNNLHKKITLKKLENKFYLSKYYLCHLFKKNTGFTVMQYITYKRILKAKEMLSTGKSCSETCNQLGFGDYSNFYKIFKKNVGISPIQFLNKNKF from the coding sequence ATGAAAAAAGAAAAGATCTATTATTCAAAAGAAAATAAATATAATATAAATCAGAGCACCTCTTATAAAAGTCCAGAGTATAATATTCATGCCCATGATTCTTATGAATTATATTACTTTATTTCAGGAGATGTCACATATTATATTGAAGGGCAAGGCTATCAAATAAAAAGTAATGATTTACTATTAATTAATAATAAAGAATTACATAAACCTGTTTTTAACTCTAATGAGGCATATGAAAGAATTGTTGTACATTTTAATCCTAAATATATTAAATCATTAAATTATGATAAATTTTCTTTACTGGACTGTTTTGAAAATAGAAAAACTGGAAAGTCTAACTTACTTGATAGTAAAGATGTAATAGGAAATAAATTGGATAGTAAATTCAAAGAATTAATAGGCTATATAGTCGAAGACGCACCTGAAGCAGAAATTATGATCGATACTACGTTTTTGCAGATATTGCTTTGCGTAAACAAAGTTTATCAAAAACAAAAAATAAGTGTATATAATAAAAATTATGATAAAAAAATTATGGAGATTATTAATTATATTAATAATAACCTCCATAAAAAAATCACATTAAAGAAGTTGGAAAATAAGTTTTATTTAAGTAAGTATTATCTTTGCCATCTTTTCAAAAAAAATACTGGATTTACAGTTATGCAGTACATTACCTATAAACGAATACTAAAAGCAAAAGAAATGTTATCTACAGGAAAATCTTGTTCAGAAACCTGTAATCAATTAGGTTTTGGGGATTACTCGAATTTTTATAAAATTTTTAAAAAAAACGTAGGAATATCACCAATACAATTTTTAAATAAAAACAAATTTTAA
- a CDS encoding sugar phosphate isomerase/epimerase family protein — translation MYFTGFADEVSGNLDMQIKATKELGWKYIEARNIAGENLTDISDSKFEEVFEKLRKSGIKVNCFGSAVANWGKNPADEKDFEESLKALKRAIPRMKKLGTKMIRGMSFGIPKKFDLEDSIEMEKNIIEKMKFLINLCEEAEIYYLHENCMNYFSQSYAHMDRMMEEIDSPFFKVVFDTGNPVFSDNMMGETPYQKQDTWELC, via the coding sequence ATGTATTTTACTGGTTTTGCTGATGAAGTAAGCGGAAATCTTGATATGCAAATTAAAGCTACTAAAGAACTGGGGTGGAAGTATATAGAAGCAAGAAATATAGCTGGAGAAAATCTTACTGATATTTCTGATAGTAAATTTGAGGAAGTTTTTGAGAAACTGCGGAAATCTGGTATAAAAGTAAATTGTTTTGGTAGTGCTGTAGCTAACTGGGGTAAAAATCCAGCTGATGAGAAAGATTTTGAGGAAAGTCTTAAGGCTTTAAAAAGGGCAATACCTAGAATGAAAAAGCTTGGTACAAAAATGATAAGAGGTATGAGCTTTGGGATTCCTAAGAAGTTTGATCTTGAAGATAGCATTGAAATGGAAAAGAATATCATAGAGAAGATGAAGTTTTTGATAAACTTATGTGAAGAAGCAGAAATATATTATTTGCATGAGAATTGTATGAATTATTTTTCTCAGTCATATGCACATATGGATAGGATGATGGAAGAAATTGATTCTCCATTTTTTAAAGTAGTCTTTGATACAGGTAATCCTGTTTTTTCCGATAACATGATGGGTGAGACTCCATATCAAAAGCAGGATACGTGGGAATTATGCTAA
- a CDS encoding Gfo/Idh/MocA family oxidoreductase — MDKVKIGIIGIGNMGTSHARNLLAAKVAGGELHAVCDTDPDRLEWAKKELGEDVKRYENHDDFFADDELDAVIIATPHYDHPPLAIKAFENDLHVLVEKPAGVYTKQVREMNEASEKSDKVFCIMYNQRTNPLFQKLKDLIESGELGEIKRTNWIITNWYRSQSYFDSGGWRASWEGEGGGTLLNQNPHNLDLWQWTCGMPVRVRAFCHFGKYHDIEVEDDVTAYVEYENGATGVYITSTADAPGTNRLEVTGDRGKIVIEDNKLSFWRLRTPEREFNKNYKGGFGQPECWKCDVPVHGKETAHLGIMNDWLDSILNGTELLAPGVEGIKGLMISNAMYLSSWNDDWIYMPIDEDLFYEKLQEKIKNSNFEKKDVGNKALDVSGTH, encoded by the coding sequence ATGGATAAAGTAAAGATTGGAATAATTGGAATTGGCAATATGGGAACAAGTCATGCTAGGAATCTTCTGGCTGCTAAAGTTGCTGGAGGGGAGTTGCATGCTGTCTGTGATACAGATCCAGATAGATTAGAATGGGCAAAGAAAGAGTTAGGAGAAGATGTAAAAAGATATGAGAATCATGATGATTTTTTTGCTGATGATGAACTGGATGCTGTAATTATTGCTACTCCTCACTATGATCATCCACCATTAGCTATTAAAGCTTTTGAAAATGATCTACATGTGTTGGTAGAAAAGCCAGCTGGTGTATATACTAAGCAGGTTCGAGAAATGAATGAGGCTTCTGAAAAAAGTGATAAAGTCTTCTGTATTATGTACAATCAACGTACTAATCCACTATTTCAGAAGCTTAAAGATTTAATAGAATCTGGAGAACTTGGTGAAATTAAAAGGACAAACTGGATTATTACCAATTGGTATCGTTCACAAAGCTATTTTGATTCAGGTGGTTGGAGAGCAAGTTGGGAAGGTGAAGGTGGAGGTACTTTGCTTAATCAAAATCCTCATAATCTTGATCTCTGGCAGTGGACCTGTGGTATGCCAGTTCGTGTTCGTGCTTTTTGTCATTTTGGGAAATATCATGATATTGAGGTTGAAGATGATGTTACAGCATATGTTGAATATGAGAATGGGGCTACGGGTGTCTATATAACTTCAACTGCTGATGCTCCGGGAACTAATCGACTGGAGGTTACAGGGGATAGGGGTAAAATTGTAATAGAAGATAATAAATTAAGCTTCTGGCGTTTACGTACTCCAGAAAGAGAGTTTAATAAAAACTATAAAGGTGGTTTTGGTCAGCCTGAATGCTGGAAATGTGATGTTCCTGTTCATGGTAAAGAGACTGCCCATCTTGGTATTATGAATGATTGGCTTGATTCTATCTTGAATGGCACTGAGTTGCTTGCGCCTGGAGTTGAAGGTATAAAGGGTTTGATGATCTCAAATGCAATGTACCTTTCAAGCTGGAATGATGACTGGATTTATATGCCTATTGATGAAGATTTATTTTATGAAAAACTTCAGGAAAAAATAAAAAATTCAAATTTTGAAAAAAAGGATGTTGGAAATAAGGCACTTGATGTATCTGGAACTCATTAA
- a CDS encoding Gfo/Idh/MocA family oxidoreductase: MEKLKVAVLGCGNIFPVHADIITASNKAELIAVVDIDENKAKKAAGKYNCLYYTDYQDLLKEDLDLVHICTPHYQHSAMAIDFMEAGLDVLVEKPVALNSERAEKMIETAKNTSRRLGVVFQNRFNENNLKAKEILESAKLGKIKAIKAIVTWHRDEEYYQQDDWRGEFATEGGGVLINQAIHTLDLMQWFVGEIEAVKGNVDNRCIHSIEVEDTAEGTIFFENEVRGIFYASNCFTVNSPIQIEIDCERGRMILEGGNLKIDSNVFDDQYVDRNNTKYKSYWGYGHKTLIEGFYKDVIENTNDFTISAEDGIKCLRLIEAIYESSKSASLVEIRK, translated from the coding sequence ATGGAGAAATTAAAAGTAGCGGTTCTTGGCTGTGGTAATATTTTTCCGGTTCATGCTGATATTATAACAGCTAGTAATAAAGCAGAATTAATTGCAGTTGTAGACATTGATGAAAATAAGGCTAAAAAAGCTGCTGGAAAATATAATTGTCTTTACTATACTGACTACCAAGATCTACTGAAAGAAGACCTTGATCTTGTTCATATATGTACACCACATTACCAACACTCTGCTATGGCCATAGATTTTATGGAAGCTGGTCTTGATGTGCTGGTAGAAAAACCAGTAGCCCTTAATAGTGAACGGGCAGAAAAGATGATCGAAACAGCAAAAAACACCAGTAGACGTCTGGGAGTAGTCTTTCAAAATAGGTTCAATGAAAATAATTTGAAAGCAAAAGAAATCCTGGAAAGTGCTAAGCTAGGTAAAATTAAAGCTATTAAGGCTATAGTAACCTGGCATCGAGATGAAGAATATTATCAACAGGACGATTGGAGAGGTGAATTTGCCACAGAAGGTGGTGGGGTATTGATTAATCAAGCCATTCATACCCTGGATTTAATGCAGTGGTTTGTAGGTGAAATAGAGGCTGTTAAAGGGAATGTTGATAATAGGTGCATACATTCAATAGAAGTAGAAGATACTGCAGAAGGAACTATCTTCTTTGAAAATGAAGTCAGAGGCATTTTTTATGCTAGCAATTGTTTTACTGTTAATTCACCTATTCAAATAGAAATAGATTGTGAAAGAGGCAGGATGATTTTAGAAGGTGGTAATTTGAAGATTGATTCCAATGTTTTTGATGACCAGTATGTTGATAGAAATAATACTAAATATAAATCTTATTGGGGATATGGCCATAAAACTTTGATTGAAGGTTTTTATAAAGATGTTATAGAAAATACTAATGATTTTACAATTAGTGCTGAAGATGGCATCAAGTGTTTACGGTTGATAGAGGCTATATATGAATCCTCAAAAAGCGCTAGTTTGGTGGAAATTAGGAAATAG
- a CDS encoding sugar phosphate isomerase/epimerase produces MKIAAQLYTLREFLQTPKEIEKTLKKVKKIGYDAVQVSGLGPIDPQELKDIVDKEGLSICATHIAFDRMKKDLEGVIRDHKLWNCKYVGLGSMPGEYRKDKESYIHFTKEASEMARKLKENGLQFVYHNHNFEFRKFGSKTGMDILFEESDLEVFDFELDTYWVQAGGADPVEWIKKVAGRMKVVHFKDMMISSDIEQRFAEIGEGNLNWSRIIEACKEIGVEWCPVEQDLCYDRDPFESLVISYNNLKEMGL; encoded by the coding sequence ATGAAAATTGCAGCACAATTATATACTTTAAGAGAATTTCTGCAAACTCCTAAGGAAATTGAAAAAACATTAAAGAAAGTAAAAAAAATAGGGTATGATGCAGTACAGGTATCAGGATTAGGACCTATTGATCCACAGGAATTAAAGGATATAGTTGACAAAGAAGGATTAAGTATTTGTGCTACACATATTGCTTTTGATCGTATGAAAAAAGATTTAGAAGGGGTAATTAGGGATCATAAATTATGGAATTGTAAATATGTAGGATTGGGTTCTATGCCAGGTGAATATAGAAAAGATAAAGAAAGTTATATTCACTTTACTAAAGAGGCTTCAGAGATGGCTCGTAAGTTAAAAGAAAATGGTTTACAATTTGTTTATCACAATCATAATTTTGAGTTTCGTAAATTTGGCAGCAAAACAGGAATGGACATCCTTTTTGAAGAAAGCGATTTGGAAGTGTTTGATTTTGAATTGGATACTTATTGGGTTCAGGCAGGGGGGGCTGATCCTGTAGAATGGATAAAAAAAGTTGCAGGCCGAATGAAAGTAGTTCATTTTAAAGATATGATGATATCTTCAGATATTGAGCAGCGTTTTGCTGAAATTGGAGAGGGTAATTTGAACTGGTCAAGAATTATAGAGGCTTGTAAAGAAATTGGAGTAGAATGGTGTCCTGTTGAGCAGGACCTTTGTTATGACCGTGATCCTTTTGAAAGTTTGGTCATTAGTTATAATAATCTAAAGGAGATGGGACTTTAG
- a CDS encoding Gx transporter family protein, whose amino-acid sequence MNSTRRIVLVGLLVSLGLILHFVEAMLPMSAIVPGAKLGLANIVSLVGLVLLGFQGGLLILLLRIILGSLLIGTFMTISFYLSLSGGLLSYLIMASAYFTFREKFSLIGYSVIGATFHNIGQIVIAYFIIQNPGIFYYLPYLVLLAIPTGIGVGLVSYFSISYLPAESSRRV is encoded by the coding sequence ATGAATAGTACACGTCGTATTGTCTTGGTTGGTTTATTGGTATCTTTAGGTTTGATATTGCATTTTGTGGAGGCGATGCTTCCTATGTCTGCAATAGTACCTGGGGCTAAATTGGGTTTAGCTAATATAGTTAGTTTAGTGGGATTAGTTTTGCTAGGTTTTCAAGGTGGCTTGCTAATTTTGCTTTTGCGTATTATTTTAGGTTCTCTATTAATTGGAACTTTTATGACAATTAGTTTTTATTTGAGCTTAAGTGGAGGTTTACTGTCTTATCTTATAATGGCATCTGCTTATTTTACATTTAGAGAGAAATTTAGTTTAATTGGCTATAGCGTAATTGGAGCTACCTTCCATAACATCGGGCAAATAGTGATTGCTTATTTCATTATACAAAATCCAGGAATATTTTATTATTTACCTTATTTAGTCTTATTAGCGATACCAACAGGTATTGGAGTAGGTTTAGTTTCTTATTTCTCAATATCTTATCTACCTGCTGAGAGTTCAAGGAGGGTGTAA
- a CDS encoding Maf family protein, translating to MKKLVLASKSPRRVELLKMMGFDFAIIPSHINEDEYLGLNPVEMVKKLAKAKAERVAENLENTVVIAADTIVLIDDIILGKPLNRGEAVSILQKIQGEKHQVFTGFAVCDTETKNFIVDYDKTDVFMRSISDEEIMSYVDTGEPMDKAGAYGIQGIGGIFVDKILGSYFTVMGLPIHKLALVLRDFDFKIF from the coding sequence GTGAAAAAGCTTGTCTTAGCTTCTAAGTCACCTCGTAGAGTGGAATTGCTAAAAATGATGGGATTTGATTTTGCTATTATTCCTAGCCATATAAATGAAGATGAATATTTAGGATTAAATCCCGTGGAGATGGTAAAAAAATTAGCAAAAGCAAAGGCAGAACGAGTTGCTGAAAACTTAGAGAATACAGTAGTAATTGCTGCTGATACAATAGTTCTTATTGATGATATAATATTAGGTAAACCTCTTAATCGAGGAGAAGCAGTTTCTATTTTACAAAAAATACAGGGCGAAAAGCATCAAGTTTTTACAGGATTTGCTGTTTGTGATACAGAAACAAAGAATTTTATAGTTGATTATGATAAGACAGATGTATTTATGCGTTCAATTTCTGATGAGGAAATTATGAGTTATGTGGATACAGGTGAGCCTATGGATAAGGCTGGGGCTTATGGTATTCAAGGAATAGGTGGAATCTTTGTAGATAAGATTCTTGGATCTTATTTTACTGTAATGGGGTTACCTATTCATAAGTTGGCTTTAGTATTGAGGGATTTTGATTTTAAGATTTTTTAA
- the radC gene encoding DNA repair protein RadC produces the protein MGAVEYRFTIKEMPENERPREKLVQYGAENLSDAELLALIIRVGNKKRTAVELSQDILNKFGGLKALNYLSFKDFMTVNGMGIAKAVQLKAVAELSKRLATLNREEKEVIKSPRDAAHLLMPELRYLTQEVFKIVLLDIKNQVIAIPMISKGGLTSSIVHPREVFKEAIKHSSAAMILVHNHPSGVPEPSRDDINITKKLIDAGNIMGIDVLDHIIIGDGVFISMKEKGYI, from the coding sequence ATGGGTGCTGTTGAGTATAGGTTTACTATCAAAGAGATGCCTGAAAATGAGCGCCCCCGCGAAAAACTAGTACAATATGGAGCAGAAAATTTATCAGATGCCGAATTATTAGCTTTGATAATAAGAGTAGGCAATAAGAAAAGAACAGCAGTTGAATTATCACAGGATATACTAAATAAATTTGGGGGACTTAAAGCATTAAATTACTTAAGTTTTAAAGATTTTATGACTGTTAATGGTATGGGGATAGCAAAAGCTGTACAATTAAAAGCTGTTGCTGAATTGAGTAAGCGTTTAGCTACATTAAATCGCGAAGAAAAGGAAGTTATTAAATCTCCAAGAGATGCTGCTCATCTCTTGATGCCAGAGTTGCGTTATTTAACTCAAGAGGTTTTTAAAATTGTACTTCTTGATATAAAAAATCAAGTTATAGCTATTCCGATGATTAGTAAAGGAGGTTTGACAAGCTCTATAGTACATCCCCGTGAAGTTTTTAAGGAAGCGATAAAACATAGTTCGGCAGCAATGATTTTAGTTCATAATCATCCTAGTGGTGTACCTGAGCCTAGTCGTGATGATATTAATATTACCAAGAAATTAATAGATGCCGGCAATATTATGGGAATAGATGTTTTGGATCATATTATTATAGGAGATGGTGTCTTTATAAGTATGAAAGAAAAAGGTTATATCTAA
- a CDS encoding rod shape-determining protein: protein MVFKFVSAPFSRDLGIDLGTANTLVYVKGKGILIREPSVVALRDNQEDVLAVGDEAKRMIGRTPGNIVAVRPMKDGVIADFDVTETMIRYFIEKAHKRTKLVRPRIIICVPSGVTEVEKRAVLDAATHAGAREAYLIEEPMAAAIGAGLPVHEPTGNMVVDVGGGTTEVAVISLGGIVSSRSIRIGGDDIDHSIIHYIKKKYKLMIGERTAEEIKVGIASATSTEIEESVKEVRGRDLVTGLPKNLEITSEEIRNAIQEPVNSIVEAVKYTLEQTPPELSADVMDRGIVLTGGGALLKGLDSLLIDQTQMPVHIADEPLDCVVKGTGIALEEIKSLRDVLVTSKKIS, encoded by the coding sequence ATGGTATTTAAATTTGTTAGTGCACCGTTTTCACGCGACCTAGGAATTGATCTAGGTACTGCAAATACATTAGTTTATGTAAAAGGGAAAGGAATATTAATACGAGAACCATCAGTAGTTGCTTTAAGAGATAATCAGGAGGATGTTTTAGCTGTTGGTGATGAAGCAAAAAGAATGATTGGACGTACTCCTGGAAATATAGTGGCTGTTAGGCCCATGAAAGATGGAGTAATAGCTGATTTTGATGTTACAGAAACAATGATTAGGTATTTTATTGAAAAAGCACATAAAAGGACTAAATTAGTTCGCCCACGTATTATTATTTGTGTACCTTCAGGGGTTACTGAAGTAGAAAAACGTGCAGTATTAGATGCTGCTACACATGCTGGGGCCCGTGAAGCATATTTAATAGAAGAACCAATGGCAGCTGCTATAGGAGCAGGACTTCCAGTTCATGAGCCTACAGGTAACATGGTAGTAGATGTTGGTGGTGGTACTACAGAGGTTGCTGTAATTTCATTAGGTGGTATAGTAAGTAGTCGTTCAATTCGTATTGGTGGTGACGATATTGATCATAGTATAATTCATTATATTAAGAAAAAATATAAATTGATGATTGGAGAACGAACCGCTGAAGAAATAAAAGTAGGGATTGCTTCTGCTACTTCAACAGAGATTGAGGAAAGTGTTAAAGAAGTAAGAGGTAGAGATTTAGTTACTGGACTTCCTAAGAATCTTGAAATTACTTCAGAAGAGATTAGAAATGCCATACAAGAACCTGTTAATTCAATTGTAGAGGCTGTTAAATATACATTAGAACAAACTCCGCCTGAACTTTCAGCAGATGTAATGGATAGAGGCATTGTTCTAACAGGAGGGGGAGCCTTATTAAAAGGTTTAGATAGTTTATTGATTGACCAAACACAAATGCCAGTTCATATAGCAGATGAACCACTCGATTGTGTAGTAAAAGGAACAGGAATTGCTCTAGAAGAAATAAAATCCCTTAGAGATGTTCTGGTTACTTCAAAAAAAATATCTTAA
- the mreC gene encoding rod shape-determining protein MreC, which produces MNKLNWTTILISLLVVFLIVGLGFINFPDFALLNWIEQGIYNVITPVLNFSNGLYYSLGNYWSSIVNSAALIEENKALREEISMYKMEMLYRDYYKNENIRLRELLSFKEQLSFESIGARVIGYSVTHWGDRMTINRGARDGVQERMPVVTYGGALLGRIETVGAFSSQVLLITDPEFTIGGIVEREESRAIGIVRGQINETSINIMDNISWNTRSPEGDIELGDNIVSSGLSDSFPRGLPIGRVINIESDSFALSQKAEIELYMSEKTVEEVLIITDF; this is translated from the coding sequence TTGAATAAATTGAACTGGACGACCATATTGATATCGTTGTTGGTAGTGTTTTTGATTGTTGGCCTTGGATTTATTAACTTTCCTGATTTTGCACTTTTGAATTGGATCGAACAGGGGATATATAATGTGATAACTCCTGTTCTGAATTTTAGCAATGGCTTGTATTATTCACTTGGAAATTATTGGAGCAGCATAGTTAATAGTGCTGCTTTAATAGAAGAAAATAAAGCTTTACGTGAAGAAATCTCAATGTATAAAATGGAAATGCTATATAGGGACTATTATAAAAACGAGAATATAAGATTAAGGGAATTACTTTCGTTTAAAGAACAATTGTCTTTTGAAAGTATTGGTGCAAGAGTAATAGGTTATAGTGTTACTCATTGGGGCGATAGGATGACTATTAATAGAGGTGCTCGAGATGGAGTTCAAGAAAGAATGCCAGTAGTTACTTACGGTGGTGCTCTTCTTGGACGTATTGAGACTGTAGGAGCTTTTTCTTCTCAAGTTTTATTAATAACTGATCCTGAATTTACTATAGGTGGAATAGTTGAGAGAGAAGAGTCTAGAGCTATTGGTATAGTTAGAGGACAAATAAATGAGACAAGTATTAATATTATGGACAATATATCCTGGAATACCAGGAGTCCAGAAGGAGATATTGAACTTGGTGATAATATAGTTAGTTCTGGTTTATCGGATAGTTTTCCGAGAGGACTTCCTATAGGTCGAGTCATCAATATAGAAAGTGACTCTTTTGCTTTATCTCAAAAAGCTGAAATAGAATTGTATATGTCTGAAAAGACGGTAGAAGAGGTATTAATTATTACTGATTTTTAA
- the mreD gene encoding rod shape-determining protein MreD — translation MFALFLQIKIPPNFIFEGIKPDFLLIIVVVISLNYGVNKGAFYGLLAGLFQDLFMTGFFGVFTIIKVFIASLTGFVEGVVFKDFIIISPIIIFLATILNESLIILLSENILFNINYFNVLKSIILPASLVNAIIGLIIYYIYYKIDVDGGSNHG, via the coding sequence ATTTTTGCTTTGTTCTTACAGATTAAAATTCCCCCAAACTTTATTTTTGAAGGAATAAAGCCAGACTTTTTATTAATTATAGTAGTAGTTATTAGCTTAAATTATGGAGTCAATAAAGGCGCGTTTTATGGTCTATTAGCAGGACTGTTTCAGGATCTTTTTATGACAGGCTTTTTTGGTGTTTTTACAATTATTAAAGTCTTTATTGCTAGTTTAACTGGTTTTGTGGAAGGCGTAGTTTTTAAAGATTTTATTATAATATCTCCTATTATAATATTTTTGGCTACTATCCTTAATGAATCTTTAATTATTCTACTTTCTGAAAATATTTTATTTAATATAAATTATTTTAATGTTTTAAAATCAATTATTTTACCAGCATCATTAGTTAATGCTATTATCGGACTTATTATATATTATATTTATTATAAAATTGATGTAGATGGAGGCAGTAATCATGGATAA
- the mrdA gene encoding penicillin-binding protein 2, which produces MDKRISIFKIIIVLVFLFLILRAGQLQIIRGDYYYQLSEGNRMSQRPVLAPRGRILDNDYNVLVSNREAYSIYLLPNEVPPEYTIDELISRLASLSSYDEETLMNNYNRGRGHRSNAVLLKRNISRQTMVIVEENIDELPGIMTNISSMREYVYGEFAPHILGYVGEINRDELIRFNETGVNYRGGDVVGKTGLERFYEPYLRGTNGIEQIEVNSRGIMARTLATLPPEPGNDLVLNINVDLQQYVETLLEEELYRLRNVASEDDELFPPTGAVAIAMDPKTGAILAMASVPGYDLNLFVEGISHQDFADLNNNPLRPLYNRPIMNEVNPGSVFKLVTGAAAIEELGVTADTSFVDNTGIYRIGEFEYRNWYRWGGEGELNFTRAIARSNNVVFYQLGHELYNLDRANRGDNLAQAAREFGFGAKTGVDLPNERVGIVTDNEWKLRTHGEIWYPGDAVQLAIGQRLTTTPLQVINMMSAIANGGYLYRPRLVDKIIDHNGEIIVDFEPEVIRELPFEQSTYDILIEGLRETTRESYGTASRHFMDFPVEVVGKTGTAQTRAAGANHGWFAGFAPIEDPDLAVLVFLEEGNSSAYTLPIAADIFRKYYEVEEDIELEIELDIELDN; this is translated from the coding sequence ATGGATAAGAGAATTAGTATCTTTAAAATAATTATTGTGCTTGTTTTCTTGTTTCTGATTCTCCGTGCAGGACAATTGCAAATAATACGAGGAGATTATTACTATCAATTGTCTGAAGGTAATAGAATGTCACAACGTCCTGTGTTAGCACCCCGGGGTAGAATACTTGATAATGACTATAATGTCTTGGTTTCAAATAGAGAAGCATATAGTATTTATCTTTTACCAAATGAGGTTCCTCCTGAGTACACTATTGATGAATTGATAAGCAGGTTAGCGTCTTTAAGTTCTTATGATGAGGAAACTCTTATGAATAATTATAATAGAGGGAGAGGTCATAGGTCAAATGCTGTCTTATTAAAAAGAAATATTTCTCGACAGACAATGGTTATCGTTGAAGAAAACATTGATGAACTTCCTGGAATTATGACGAATATTTCTTCGATGAGAGAATATGTTTATGGAGAGTTTGCACCACATATCCTTGGCTATGTAGGTGAAATTAATCGTGATGAACTAATAAGATTTAATGAGACTGGTGTTAATTACAGAGGCGGAGATGTTGTAGGCAAAACTGGATTGGAACGATTTTATGAGCCCTACTTAAGAGGAACAAATGGAATTGAGCAGATAGAGGTGAATAGCAGGGGTATTATGGCAAGAACCTTGGCTACTTTACCACCAGAACCTGGTAATGATTTGGTTCTAAATATAAATGTTGACTTACAACAATATGTTGAAACTCTTCTTGAAGAAGAGTTATATCGTTTAAGAAATGTTGCTTCAGAGGACGATGAATTATTTCCACCAACTGGAGCTGTAGCTATAGCTATGGATCCTAAGACTGGTGCTATTTTAGCCATGGCTAGTGTACCAGGATATGATTTGAATCTTTTTGTTGAAGGGATATCACATCAAGATTTTGCTGACTTAAATAATAACCCCTTAAGACCATTATATAATAGGCCAATTATGAATGAAGTGAATCCTGGTTCTGTATTTAAATTAGTAACTGGAGCTGCTGCTATTGAAGAACTAGGTGTGACTGCAGATACAAGCTTTGTAGATAATACCGGTATATATAGAATTGGTGAATTTGAGTATCGTAATTGGTATCGCTGGGGTGGAGAAGGAGAATTGAATTTTACTAGAGCTATTGCTCGTTCCAATAATGTGGTTTTTTACCAATTGGGTCATGAGCTATATAACCTTGATAGGGCTAATAGAGGAGATAATCTTGCTCAGGCAGCGAGAGAGTTTGGTTTTGGAGCTAAAACTGGGGTTGATCTTCCTAATGAACGCGTAGGTATAGTCACTGATAATGAATGGAAATTAAGGACACATGGAGAGATATGGTATCCTGGTGATGCAGTACAATTAGCTATTGGTCAAAGGCTTACCACAACTCCATTGCAAGTAATTAATATGATGTCTGCCATAGCTAATGGTGGATACTTATATCGTCCTCGCTTAGTAGATAAGATAATAGATCATAATGGAGAAATAATAGTTGATTTTGAGCCTGAAGTGATCAGAGAACTACCTTTTGAACAAAGCACCTATGATATATTAATAGAAGGTTTAAGGGAAACCACCAGGGAGTCTTATGGAACAGCATCTAGACATTTTATGGATTTTCCAGTTGAAGTTGTCGGGAAGACTGGTACGGCACAGACTAGAGCAGCAGGGGCAAATCATGGTTGGTTTGCTGGTTTTGCACCTATAGAGGATCCTGATTTGGCAGTTTTGGTATTTTTAGAAGAGGGTAATTCTAGTGCTTATACCTTACCGATTGCTGCTGATATTTTTAGAAAGTATTATGAGGTTGAAGAAGATATAGAATTAGAAATAGAATTGGATATAGAGTTGGATAATTAA